In one Bacillus thuringiensis genomic region, the following are encoded:
- the rocD gene encoding ornithine aminotransferase: MIQTKDIIELTDTYGANNYHPLPIVISKAEGVWVEDPEGNRYMDLLSAYSAVNQGHRHPKIINALIDQANRVTLTSRAFHSDQLGPWYEKVAKLTNKEMVLPMNTGAEAVETAIKTVRRWAYDVKKVEANRAEIIVCEDNFHGRTMGSVSMSSNEEYKRGFGPMLPGIVVIPYGDLEALKAAITPNTAAFILEPIQGEAGINIPPAGYLKEAFEVCKKENVLFVADEIQTGLGRTGKVFACDWDDVTPDMYILGKALGGGVFPISCVAANCDILGVFEPGSHGSTFGGNPLACAVSIAALEVLEEEKLTERSLQLGEKLVGQLKEIDNPMITEVRGKGLFIGIELNEPARPYCEQLKAAGLLCKETHENVIRIAPPLVISEEDLEWAFQKIKAVLS; the protein is encoded by the coding sequence ATGATTCAAACTAAGGATATTATCGAACTTACAGACACATACGGAGCAAATAACTATCACCCACTTCCAATCGTTATTTCTAAAGCAGAAGGTGTTTGGGTAGAAGATCCTGAAGGAAACCGCTATATGGACTTATTAAGTGCATATTCTGCAGTAAACCAAGGTCATCGTCACCCGAAAATTATTAACGCTTTAATTGACCAAGCTAATCGTGTTACGTTAACTTCTCGTGCTTTCCATAGCGATCAATTAGGTCCTTGGTACGAAAAAGTTGCGAAACTAACTAATAAAGAAATGGTACTTCCAATGAATACAGGTGCTGAAGCTGTTGAAACTGCAATTAAAACAGTTCGTCGCTGGGCTTATGATGTGAAGAAAGTAGAAGCAAACCGTGCTGAAATCATCGTTTGTGAAGATAACTTCCACGGACGTACAATGGGTTCTGTTTCTATGTCTTCAAATGAAGAATACAAGCGTGGATTCGGTCCAATGCTTCCTGGCATCGTTGTAATTCCTTACGGTGATTTAGAAGCGTTAAAAGCTGCAATTACACCAAACACAGCAGCATTCATTTTAGAGCCAATTCAAGGTGAAGCAGGAATTAACATCCCACCAGCTGGTTACTTAAAAGAAGCTTTTGAAGTATGTAAAAAAGAAAACGTTTTATTCGTAGCAGATGAAATCCAAACTGGCTTAGGCCGTACTGGTAAAGTATTCGCTTGTGACTGGGACGATGTAACTCCTGACATGTACATACTTGGCAAAGCGCTTGGCGGCGGCGTGTTCCCGATCTCTTGCGTTGCAGCAAACTGTGACATTTTAGGTGTATTTGAGCCAGGTTCTCACGGTTCTACATTCGGTGGTAATCCACTTGCATGTGCTGTGTCTATCGCAGCTCTTGAAGTGTTAGAAGAAGAAAAATTAACAGAGCGTTCTCTTCAATTAGGAGAAAAATTAGTTGGGCAATTAAAAGAAATTGATAACCCAATGATCACTGAAGTTCGCGGTAAAGGTTTATTCATCGGTATCGAATTAAACGAACCAGCTCGTCCTTACTGTGAACAACTAAAAGCAGCTGGTCTACTATGTAAAGAAACACATGAAAACGTAATTCGTATCGCACCACCTCTAGTAATCTCTGAAGAAGATTTAGAGTGGGCATTCCAAAAAATTAAAGCTGTATTATCGTAA
- a CDS encoding DUF2777 domain-containing protein, with amino-acid sequence MIQRKHILYNQPRAHTVGNVEYINNEWVFFDDENDEAFLLEDIAEDGFEILYNNNWLPARFYEQDVLQIANEQHHLQNGEMIRIRKKLLLSYNEWLEELPDSVFTLLTESLQSLHYSLYDCMYCHNYLSFLPKEESREGVNILLFDNEEMICTLQHHFVRHTTSNKNMFRFTKVNGEELHIDAT; translated from the coding sequence ATGATACAACGTAAACATATTTTATATAATCAACCCCGTGCTCATACAGTCGGTAATGTAGAATATATAAACAATGAGTGGGTATTCTTTGATGATGAAAATGATGAAGCGTTTTTATTAGAAGATATTGCCGAAGATGGGTTTGAAATTTTGTATAATAACAATTGGCTACCAGCCCGTTTCTATGAACAAGATGTATTACAAATCGCCAACGAGCAACACCATTTGCAAAACGGTGAAATGATACGTATTCGAAAAAAGTTACTTCTTAGCTATAATGAATGGCTGGAGGAATTACCTGACTCTGTCTTCACATTATTAACGGAATCATTGCAATCACTTCACTACTCTTTATATGATTGCATGTATTGTCATAATTATTTATCTTTCTTACCGAAAGAGGAGTCACGCGAAGGAGTAAATATTCTTTTGTTTGATAACGAAGAAATGATTTGTACACTGCAGCATCATTTCGTTCGTCACACTACATCAAATAAAAATATGTTCCGTTTTACAAAAGTAAACGGAGAAGAGTTGCATATTGATGCGACATAA
- a CDS encoding alpha-amylase family glycosyl hydrolase: protein MRVGKIRTRKLFICFCLAVVLFVPIHTFADEKREWRDEVIYSIMIDRFNNGEPKNDKQLEVGNLEGYQGGDIRGIIKRLDYIKEMGFTTVMLSPLFESGKYDGLDVRNFKKVNEHFGTDNDVKELVKEVHAKGMKVVFQFPLGENEQQVIDAMKWWIKEVDLDGSYVIHSEKKPRSFWDNAQKDMQVIKKDFRIMTKEDSEYNEKIVESFSKADVSVKSLYDVSKKEGEFVTFLDDQETKRYARIAKENMYYPPSRLKLALTYLLTSPGIPNFYYGTEIALDGGSVPDNRRLMDFKSDEKFMQHITKLGELRQARPSLRRGTFELLYDKSGMSILKRKYKNEVTLVAINNTKETQKVSLPASMIGEKQELRGLLEDEIIREEDGEFYLVLKREESNVYKVNGETGVNWLFISLIVGVNVLFIAFLIAVKRKRR from the coding sequence ATGCGTGTGGGAAAAATACGGACTAGGAAACTATTCATTTGTTTTTGCTTAGCTGTTGTTTTGTTTGTACCAATACATACTTTTGCAGACGAAAAAAGAGAGTGGCGAGATGAAGTTATATACTCCATTATGATTGATCGCTTCAATAATGGAGAACCGAAAAATGACAAACAGTTAGAAGTTGGTAATTTAGAAGGGTATCAAGGAGGGGATATAAGAGGAATTATAAAAAGGTTGGATTACATAAAAGAAATGGGTTTTACTACCGTTATGCTTTCGCCACTTTTTGAAAGTGGAAAGTACGATGGATTAGACGTGCGAAATTTTAAAAAGGTAAATGAACATTTCGGGACAGACAATGATGTGAAAGAACTTGTAAAAGAAGTTCATGCAAAAGGAATGAAAGTTGTATTTCAATTTCCACTTGGAGAAAACGAACAACAGGTAATTGACGCAATGAAATGGTGGATAAAAGAAGTTGATTTAGACGGAAGTTATGTTATACATAGTGAAAAAAAGCCGCGTTCCTTTTGGGATAACGCGCAAAAAGATATGCAAGTGATAAAGAAAGATTTTCGTATTATGACAAAGGAGGATAGCGAATACAACGAAAAAATAGTAGAATCGTTTTCTAAAGCAGATGTATCGGTGAAATCGTTATACGATGTGAGTAAAAAAGAAGGGGAATTTGTTACGTTTTTAGATGATCAAGAAACAAAAAGATATGCGCGTATTGCAAAAGAAAATATGTATTATCCGCCATCACGTTTAAAACTGGCGCTTACATATTTGTTAACATCACCTGGAATTCCGAATTTTTATTACGGAACTGAAATTGCATTAGATGGAGGAAGTGTACCCGATAATAGACGATTAATGGATTTTAAGTCAGACGAAAAATTTATGCAGCACATAACAAAACTAGGTGAACTTAGACAGGCGAGACCGTCTTTACGACGCGGTACGTTTGAGCTACTGTATGATAAGAGCGGTATGAGCATACTAAAACGAAAATATAAAAATGAAGTAACTTTAGTAGCAATTAATAATACGAAAGAAACACAAAAAGTCTCCTTACCTGCAAGTATGATTGGTGAAAAACAAGAGTTAAGAGGATTGTTAGAGGATGAAATTATAAGAGAGGAAGATGGGGAATTTTATCTCGTTTTAAAGCGTGAAGAATCAAACGTGTATAAAGTTAACGGAGAAACAGGTGTGAATTGGTTATTTATCTCCTTAATCGTTGGGGTGAATGTATTATTTATTGCGTTTTTAATTGCAGTTAAAAGGAAGCGTAGATAA
- the hemH gene encoding ferrochelatase, which translates to MTKKKIGLLVMAYGTPESLDDVEGYYTHIRHGRKPSEEALEDLIGRYKAIGGISPLAKITKEQAHKLTDSMNNIFIEYEFTCYLGLKHIAPFIEDAVEEMKRDKIGQAISIVLAPHYSTFSIKAYNDRAIRLSKEIGGPVIEPIEQWYDEPKFISYWADQIKETFKEIDDKEKAVVIFSAHSLPEKIIAAGDPYVEQLKHTADLIAEAANIQNYTIGWQSAGNTPDPWIGPDVQDLTKDLYEEHGYEYFIYCPVGFVAEHLEVLYDNDYECKVVTDELNAKYFRPNMPNAQSAFIDCLAEIVSKKVKEIVDKDLVLNNN; encoded by the coding sequence ATGACAAAGAAAAAAATAGGTTTACTCGTAATGGCGTATGGAACACCGGAATCATTAGACGATGTAGAGGGATATTATACACATATCCGTCACGGGCGTAAGCCATCAGAAGAAGCGCTTGAAGATTTAATTGGGCGCTATAAAGCGATTGGTGGAATTTCGCCACTTGCAAAAATTACGAAAGAACAGGCGCATAAATTAACAGATTCAATGAATAACATATTTATAGAGTATGAATTTACTTGTTACTTAGGTTTAAAACATATAGCTCCATTTATAGAAGATGCAGTAGAAGAGATGAAGCGTGATAAGATTGGGCAAGCGATTAGTATCGTATTAGCGCCGCATTATTCTACATTTAGCATTAAAGCGTATAATGACCGTGCTATTCGTCTTTCAAAAGAAATCGGTGGTCCTGTTATTGAACCAATTGAACAATGGTATGATGAACCGAAATTTATTTCGTATTGGGCAGACCAAATAAAAGAAACGTTTAAAGAAATTGATGATAAAGAGAAAGCAGTCGTAATTTTTTCAGCACATAGTTTGCCAGAAAAAATTATTGCAGCAGGAGACCCATATGTAGAACAACTAAAGCATACGGCAGATTTAATTGCAGAAGCTGCAAATATTCAAAACTATACAATCGGTTGGCAAAGTGCTGGGAATACTCCAGATCCGTGGATTGGTCCAGATGTGCAAGATTTAACGAAAGATTTATATGAAGAGCATGGGTACGAATATTTCATATATTGCCCAGTTGGTTTTGTAGCGGAGCATTTAGAAGTTTTATATGACAACGATTATGAATGTAAAGTTGTAACGGATGAATTAAATGCCAAATATTTTAGACCAAATATGCCGAATGCGCAATCGGCATTTATCGACTGTTTGGCTGAAATTGTTTCCAAAAAAGTGAAGGAAATAGTTGACAAAGATTTAGTTTTGAATAATAATTAA
- a CDS encoding aspartyl-phosphate phosphatase Spo0E family protein, whose amino-acid sequence MFEQAIEKKREKMIYFAERYGMTSQKTVDCSQELDRLLNVICHVHTDLHPNQTFKTHTQ is encoded by the coding sequence ATGTTTGAGCAAGCGATTGAAAAAAAACGTGAAAAAATGATTTATTTTGCTGAACGCTATGGAATGACTTCTCAAAAAACAGTGGATTGTAGCCAAGAACTGGACAGGCTCTTAAATGTAATTTGTCATGTACATACGGATTTACACCCTAATCAAACGTTCAAAACACACACGCAATAA
- the asnB gene encoding asparagine synthase (glutamine-hydrolyzing) has protein sequence MCGITGWVDYKRSLEGERDVVTKMAETLAKRGPDDNKVWIKGNVAFGHKRLIVVDPEGGKQPMTCLKDETNYAICYNGELYNTEDIRKELLRRGYTFKGHSDTEVLLASYIEWKEECVSHLNGIYAFAVWDEQKEQVFIARDRLGVKPLFYKYDSGRLLFGSELKAILSHPDVKAEVTLEGLSEIFGLGPSRTPGHGIYAGIKELRPGHAMTFSKNGLCIWRYWNVESKKHEDSFEETVEKTRFLLQDAITRQLVSDVPLCTFLSGGVDSSAITAIAAKEYERSGKGQLHTYSIDYEDNDKYFKANAFQPNSDAPFINLMTETFQTTHHRCVISNEKLAEYLTEAVLVRDLPGMADIDSSLLWFCREIKQDFVVGLSGECADEIFGGYPWFYREDDLQSSAFPWMRSTEAREQLLKKEWRNKLNLQQYVQRRYEESIQEVPILEGESPLEAKRRQLFYLNMVWFMTTLLDRKDRMSMGASLEVRVPFADHRLVEYAWNIPWEMKMYKNREKGLLRKALEDVLPHDILYRKKSPYPKTHNPHYTKAVTVWLQSLLTDKGSILHELFDKEQLNELIQSGGSAFQTPWFGQLMTGPQLLAHLAQIHIWFKEYGVNIKE, from the coding sequence ATGTGCGGGATTACAGGATGGGTGGATTATAAACGCTCATTAGAAGGAGAGCGGGACGTCGTTACGAAAATGGCTGAGACGTTAGCGAAGCGGGGGCCGGATGATAATAAAGTTTGGATTAAAGGCAATGTCGCATTTGGGCATAAACGTTTAATCGTTGTGGACCCTGAGGGCGGTAAACAACCGATGACTTGTTTAAAAGATGAAACGAATTACGCCATTTGCTATAACGGTGAACTTTATAACACAGAAGACATTCGAAAGGAATTATTAAGAAGAGGATATACGTTCAAAGGTCATTCTGATACAGAAGTATTATTAGCTTCTTATATTGAATGGAAAGAAGAATGTGTCAGTCATTTAAACGGTATATATGCGTTTGCAGTATGGGACGAACAGAAAGAACAAGTATTTATTGCGAGAGATCGATTAGGTGTAAAGCCACTTTTTTATAAATATGATAGCGGACGCTTACTATTTGGTTCGGAGTTAAAAGCGATATTGTCGCATCCAGATGTGAAGGCGGAAGTAACATTAGAAGGGTTATCAGAAATATTCGGACTCGGACCGTCAAGAACGCCTGGCCACGGTATTTATGCTGGTATAAAAGAATTACGTCCAGGTCATGCGATGACATTTTCAAAGAACGGTTTGTGTATATGGAGATATTGGAATGTAGAAAGTAAAAAACATGAAGACTCCTTTGAAGAAACAGTAGAGAAAACGCGCTTTTTACTACAAGATGCCATTACAAGACAGCTTGTTTCTGATGTACCACTATGTACCTTTTTATCAGGTGGTGTAGATTCGAGCGCTATTACAGCTATTGCGGCGAAAGAATACGAGAGATCAGGAAAAGGACAATTACACACGTATTCAATTGATTACGAAGATAATGACAAATATTTTAAAGCGAATGCGTTTCAGCCAAATTCAGATGCTCCGTTTATTAATTTGATGACAGAGACGTTTCAAACAACCCATCATCGTTGCGTCATTTCGAATGAAAAACTAGCAGAGTATTTAACGGAGGCGGTACTCGTTCGTGATTTGCCTGGTATGGCAGATATCGATTCGTCATTATTATGGTTTTGCCGCGAAATTAAACAAGATTTTGTCGTCGGCTTATCTGGAGAATGTGCAGATGAAATATTTGGTGGATATCCGTGGTTTTATAGAGAAGATGATCTACAATCGAGTGCATTTCCGTGGATGCGCTCTACAGAAGCGCGTGAACAACTTCTAAAAAAAGAATGGAGAAATAAATTAAATTTACAACAATATGTACAAAGGCGCTATGAAGAGTCGATTCAAGAAGTTCCTATTTTAGAGGGAGAAAGTCCGCTAGAAGCAAAAAGACGCCAATTATTTTATTTAAATATGGTATGGTTTATGACAACATTATTAGACAGAAAAGACCGCATGAGTATGGGGGCAAGCTTAGAAGTACGTGTTCCATTTGCGGATCATCGTCTTGTCGAATATGCGTGGAATATTCCTTGGGAAATGAAAATGTATAAAAACCGCGAAAAAGGTCTATTACGTAAAGCGTTAGAAGATGTACTTCCACATGACATCTTATATAGAAAGAAGAGTCCTTATCCGAAAACTCACAATCCACACTATACAAAAGCAGTAACAGTATGGCTTCAAAGTTTATTAACGGATAAAGGTTCAATTTTACACGAACTGTTTGATAAAGAGCAGTTGAACGAATTGATTCAGTCTGGCGGCAGTGCATTTCAAACACCATGGTTTGGTCAATTGATGACTGGGCCGCAGCTTTTAGCTCATTTAGCACAAATTCACATTTGGTTTAAAGAATATGGGGTAAATATTAAGGAATAA
- the katB gene encoding catalase KatB (Bacillus. Distinguish from KatB from KatA.) produces MNPNNRLTTNQGAPVGDNQNSRTAGRRGPVLLEDYHLVEKLAHFDRERIPERVVHARGAGAHGVFVTKNSMKPYTKAAFLQNEGTETPVFVRFSTVIHGQGSPETARDPRGFAVKFYTEEGNYDIVGNHLPVFFIRDAIKFPDMVHSLKPAPDTNIQTPDRYWDFMTLSPESTHMMTWVFSDYGTPASYREMEGFGVHSFKWINEEGKIVYIKYHWKPQQGVRNLNAKEVQEVQGKDFNHATRDLFDAIEKGNHPKWDLHVQVMQLDEMDSLDFDPLDPTKVWPEDLFPLIEVGTMTLNRNPKNFFAEVEQVAFSPSATVNGIEPSEDKLLQGRLFSYPDTQRYRLGANYLQIPVNCPYAAVHNQQRDGAMQVNQNPSTINYEPSRHAENPVEDKAYRDSTMKVEGYVSREKIEKPNDFKQAGERYRSFSIEEQDNLIANLTNDLKDVNERTKLLAVCNFFRADQEYGMRLAQALNVDITQYVGNAPK; encoded by the coding sequence ATGAATCCAAATAATCGCTTAACAACAAACCAAGGTGCTCCAGTTGGAGACAACCAAAATTCTCGTACAGCTGGTCGTCGTGGACCGGTATTATTAGAAGACTATCATTTAGTAGAAAAACTTGCACACTTTGATCGTGAACGTATTCCGGAGCGTGTTGTACATGCACGTGGTGCAGGTGCTCACGGTGTATTCGTAACGAAAAATAGTATGAAGCCATATACGAAAGCTGCATTTTTACAAAATGAAGGAACTGAAACACCTGTATTTGTTCGTTTTTCAACGGTTATTCATGGTCAAGGTTCTCCTGAAACAGCACGTGACCCACGTGGGTTCGCTGTTAAATTTTATACAGAAGAAGGAAACTACGATATCGTAGGTAATCATTTACCAGTTTTCTTCATTCGTGATGCAATTAAATTCCCTGATATGGTACATTCTTTAAAACCAGCACCTGATACGAATATTCAAACGCCAGATCGTTACTGGGATTTCATGACGTTAAGTCCGGAATCTACACATATGATGACATGGGTATTTTCTGATTACGGTACACCAGCAAGTTATCGTGAAATGGAAGGTTTCGGCGTCCATTCATTTAAATGGATTAATGAAGAAGGTAAAATTGTTTATATTAAATACCACTGGAAACCACAGCAAGGTGTACGTAACTTAAATGCGAAAGAAGTGCAAGAGGTACAAGGGAAAGACTTCAATCATGCTACTCGTGACTTGTTCGACGCGATCGAAAAAGGAAATCACCCGAAATGGGATTTACACGTACAAGTTATGCAATTAGATGAAATGGATTCTTTAGACTTTGATCCACTAGATCCAACGAAAGTATGGCCAGAAGATCTCTTCCCGTTAATTGAAGTAGGGACAATGACATTAAATCGTAATCCGAAAAACTTCTTTGCAGAAGTAGAACAAGTAGCGTTCTCTCCAAGTGCAACTGTAAATGGTATTGAGCCATCGGAAGATAAATTATTACAAGGTCGTTTATTCTCTTACCCAGATACACAACGTTATCGTCTTGGTGCAAATTACTTGCAAATTCCTGTAAACTGCCCATACGCAGCTGTTCATAATCAACAACGTGATGGTGCGATGCAAGTGAATCAAAACCCATCTACAATCAACTATGAACCTAGTCGTCATGCTGAAAATCCAGTTGAAGACAAAGCTTACCGCGATTCAACTATGAAAGTAGAAGGCTATGTATCTCGTGAAAAAATTGAGAAACCAAATGACTTCAAACAAGCAGGTGAGCGTTACCGTTCATTCTCTATAGAAGAGCAAGATAACTTAATTGCAAACTTAACAAATGATCTAAAAGATGTAAATGAACGCACAAAATTATTAGCTGTTTGTAACTTCTTCCGTGCAGATCAAGAATACGGTATGCGTTTAGCGCAGGCATTAAATGTTGATATTACGCAATATGTAGGAAATGCTCCGAAATAA
- a CDS encoding YisL family protein, which produces MVHMHITAWALGLILFFVAYSLYSAGRKGKGVHMGLRLMYIIIIVTGFMLYMGIMKTATSNMHMWYGLKMIAGILVIGGMEMVLVKMSKNKATGAVWGLFIVALVAVFYLGLKLPIGWQVF; this is translated from the coding sequence ATGGTACATATGCATATTACAGCATGGGCGTTAGGTTTAATTTTATTCTTCGTTGCGTATTCACTTTATTCAGCAGGAAGAAAAGGTAAAGGTGTACATATGGGGCTTCGCCTAATGTATATTATCATTATTGTGACAGGTTTCATGTTGTACATGGGTATTATGAAGACTGCAACAAGTAACATGCACATGTGGTATGGTTTAAAAATGATAGCTGGTATTTTAGTTATCGGTGGAATGGAAATGGTTCTTGTGAAAATGAGCAAGAACAAAGCAACAGGGGCAGTTTGGGGGCTATTTATTGTTGCACTAGTAGCAGTATTTTACCTTGGACTGAAATTACCGATTGGCTGGCAAGTATTCTAA
- a CDS encoding fumarylacetoacetate hydrolase family protein, with translation MRFVTAKKEEKVFVGIVDEEEEKVLHLREAQRQKGEKVTIPITMLECIERGTECFEKVCEIVNWAKENGEAAYYPLTEVKILAPIPRPRKNILCVGKNYREHVVEMGGVESIPENIMIFTKAPTTVIGINEQINGHPHATDELDYEGELAIIIGKRGKQIKKEKALEHVFGYTIINDVTARDIQRKHKQFFLGKSFDTFCPMGPYLIHKSVVNAPNSLHIETVVNGEVRQTSNTNKMIFPIEEIISTISKGMTLEPGDIIATGTPAGVGKGFTPPKFLHAGDEVVITVEGIGTLRNVVK, from the coding sequence TTGCGTTTTGTAACGGCGAAAAAAGAAGAAAAGGTATTTGTAGGTATTGTGGATGAAGAAGAAGAAAAGGTATTACACTTAAGAGAAGCGCAAAGACAAAAAGGGGAAAAGGTTACAATCCCTATTACAATGCTAGAGTGTATTGAAAGAGGGACTGAATGCTTTGAGAAAGTATGTGAAATTGTAAATTGGGCAAAAGAGAACGGGGAAGCGGCGTATTATCCGTTAACAGAGGTGAAAATATTAGCACCGATTCCAAGGCCAAGAAAGAATATTTTGTGCGTTGGAAAAAACTATCGTGAGCATGTGGTAGAAATGGGCGGAGTAGAGTCTATTCCAGAAAATATAATGATCTTTACGAAAGCACCAACAACAGTTATTGGCATAAATGAGCAAATTAATGGTCACCCTCATGCAACGGACGAACTAGATTACGAAGGAGAATTAGCTATCATTATTGGTAAGCGAGGGAAACAAATTAAAAAAGAAAAAGCGCTTGAGCATGTTTTTGGTTATACGATTATCAATGATGTAACAGCTCGAGACATTCAAAGAAAACATAAACAGTTTTTCCTTGGGAAAAGCTTCGATACATTTTGTCCGATGGGACCGTATTTAATTCATAAATCGGTGGTTAATGCGCCGAATTCATTACACATTGAAACGGTAGTAAATGGAGAAGTAAGGCAAACTTCCAACACAAATAAAATGATTTTTCCAATAGAAGAAATTATTTCAACGATAAGTAAAGGAATGACTTTAGAACCAGGCGATATTATCGCAACAGGAACCCCGGCTGGTGTCGGAAAAGGTTTCACGCCACCAAAGTTTTTACATGCTGGTGATGAAGTGGTTATTACAGTAGAAGGAATTGGTACTTTGCGAAATGTAGTGAAGTGA
- a CDS encoding ammonium transporter: MDMGDTVFMFVTTVMVMLMTPGLALFYGGMVRSKNVLSTTMHSYSAMAIVSIQWIVIGYSLSFGPDWHGLIGTLDWFGLNGVTYAPNPDYSSTIPHNLFMMFQLMFAILTPALISGAFAERMRFSAFLIFILLWTTIVYNPVAHWVWGVGGWLRELGALDFAGGNVVHITSGVAGLVLAIFLGKRKNINGSSPHHLPFTMLGAGLLWFGWFGFNVGSALSLNDVALTAFINTNIAAAASALTWMLSEWFFQSKPTAMGAACGVVSGLVAITPACGFVTPFSALLIGAIGGILCFGAVFFLKTKFGYDDTLDAFGCHGIGGTWGGIATGLFATTTVNGDGANGLFYGNAALLFKQLIAIGATYAFTIIMTYAIIKAINFFLPVRVDEHEEHMGLDISMHGEKAYEHAERAN; this comes from the coding sequence ATGGATATGGGAGATACAGTTTTTATGTTTGTGACGACAGTAATGGTCATGTTGATGACACCAGGATTGGCACTTTTTTATGGAGGTATGGTTCGCAGCAAAAATGTACTCAGCACAACGATGCATAGTTATAGCGCAATGGCTATCGTTTCGATTCAATGGATTGTTATCGGCTATTCTTTATCATTCGGACCAGATTGGCACGGGCTTATCGGTACACTTGATTGGTTCGGTCTAAACGGAGTTACCTACGCACCAAATCCAGACTACTCATCTACTATTCCTCACAATTTATTCATGATGTTTCAACTCATGTTCGCCATTTTAACTCCAGCTTTAATTTCAGGTGCATTCGCTGAAAGAATGCGATTTTCTGCCTTTCTTATTTTTATCCTTCTATGGACAACGATCGTTTACAATCCTGTCGCTCATTGGGTATGGGGCGTCGGCGGGTGGCTAAGGGAACTTGGTGCACTAGACTTCGCTGGCGGAAACGTCGTTCACATCACTTCCGGAGTTGCTGGTCTTGTATTAGCTATTTTCCTTGGAAAACGAAAAAACATAAATGGTTCTTCTCCCCACCATTTGCCATTTACAATGTTAGGCGCAGGCTTATTATGGTTTGGCTGGTTCGGTTTTAACGTCGGCAGCGCATTATCCTTAAACGACGTAGCTTTAACTGCATTTATTAATACAAATATAGCCGCTGCTGCCTCCGCTCTAACTTGGATGCTTTCTGAATGGTTCTTCCAATCAAAACCGACCGCGATGGGAGCTGCTTGCGGAGTTGTTTCTGGTCTAGTCGCTATTACACCAGCTTGCGGGTTCGTTACACCTTTCTCCGCCCTTCTTATCGGAGCAATTGGTGGCATATTATGCTTCGGCGCCGTTTTCTTCTTAAAAACAAAATTTGGGTATGACGATACACTTGATGCCTTTGGATGCCACGGCATCGGAGGAACTTGGGGCGGTATTGCAACAGGACTATTTGCAACTACTACCGTAAACGGGGATGGTGCGAACGGATTGTTTTACGGAAACGCCGCGTTACTGTTTAAACAACTTATAGCGATTGGCGCAACATATGCATTCACAATCATCATGACGTATGCCATTATTAAAGCGATCAACTTCTTCCTCCCTGTTCGAGTAGATGAACACGAAGAACACATGGGTCTTGATATTTCAATGCATGGTGAGAAGGCTTATGAACATGCAGAGCGAGCAAACTAA